Proteins encoded within one genomic window of Episyrphus balteatus chromosome 1, idEpiBalt1.1, whole genome shotgun sequence:
- the LOC129906195 gene encoding serine/arginine-rich splicing factor 7 has product MSKRMSRYPSDRKVYVGDLGNNARKNELEYAFSTYGTLRSVWIARNPPGFAFVEFEDARDAADAVRGLDGRTVCGRRARVELSTGRYAGGRNDRKGSKSGGRPFHPDDKCYECGGRGHYARDCRRYGRRRRSRSKSRSRSYSRDQRTRSHTGSRSHSRSKSKSRSPKKDYRDERKPRSSRRSTENDHENGVRHNDDSRNGIARSPRRRYDSSCSPKRGHSRNRADSIDSKRSSSNSRRSHGARTKSRSPISKNHKD; this is encoded by the exons ATg TCGAAAAGAATGTCGAGGTATCCGAGTGATCGAAAGGTGTATGTAGGTGATTTGGGAAATAatgcaagaaaaaatgaattagaGTATGCATTTAGTACTTATGGCACTTTGAGGAGTGTTTGGATTGCTAGAAATCCGCCCGGCTTTGCATTTGTCGAATTCGAGGATGCCCGTGATGCGGCCGATGCAGTCCGAGGATTAGATGGACGGACGGTTTGTGGGCGTCGAGCTCGAGTTGAGTTATCAACCGGCAGATATGCCGGCGGCAGAAACGACAGAAAAGGATCAAAAAGCGGCGGACGACCATTCCATCCGGATGATAAATGCTACGAGTGTGGAGGCAGAGGTCATTATGCTCGTGATTGTCGCCGTTATGGCCGAAGACGCCG aagcCGATCCAAGAGTCGTTCACGAAGCTATTCGCGGGATCAGCGAACCAGATCGCATACAGGTTCACGCTCTCATTCTCGAAGCAAATCCAAATCTCGTTCGCCTAAAAAGGATTACCGTGATGAACGCAAACCACGAAGCAGCAGACGATCTACAGAAAACGATCATGAAAATGGTGTTAGGCATAACGATGATAGTCGCAATGGAATCGCTAGATCGCCAAGACGTCGCTACGATTCGTCGTGCTCCCCAAAACGTGGCCATAGCCGAAACAGGGCCGATAGCATTGATTCAAAAAGAAGTAGTTCCAACTCTCGCCGCAGCCACGGTGCTCGCACAAAATCACGATCTCCAATTTCGAAGAATCACAAAGACTAG